The Dokdonia sp. 4H-3-7-5 genomic interval TTACCTGCCTTTTGAAATTTTACCACAGCAGTTCCTCCTAGTTGACCTCTATCAATCCCGATATCATTACTTCCTAAACCTGTACGAAGGGAGTGAACGTATAAAAACTCTTCATCCAGCTTGTCAACTTCGACATATACTTTATCCTCGCTCTCATCATAGTGAAGAGTGAAGAAACCTTTTTCTGTAACGAGGTCCTTTTTTGTTTCTAAAAATTGTGCGAACGCAGAGCTTGCGACAAGCAGGCTAACGGTAAGAATTAGATATTTTTTCATGGATTGTTGTTAAGGTTGTCTAAGATACATGTTTAGCTCAAAAAAGTAAATCCAAATATCAAAATAGCTGATATCATCTGGCTAAATATATTAGAGACACACAACACCCTACAAGCTAGCCCCGATTGTCGTGTAAATCCCACAGCTGCCTGGCACAGCCGGCGCGAGGAATTGCAACAGAAAGCGGGAAACCCAGATGCATAATACATAATACCCATATGCTACAAACAAAAAAAAGAGCACCCCAAGGGATGCTCTTTATATATGGAAAGCCTATCGCCAAATAGGACTCATGCGTTCAACATTTTTTGATCATTACTGATTTTCAAAAACTTCCATAATACTGCCAAATTGAGATACATCTATATCGCTCTTATTAAGCGACTCTGCCATACGCATCATATCTCCTATATTCATGTCATTACCTAATAGACGAGCTAGAACGAAACCTTTATTATCATCTGCACCAAAGAAAATTACTTCATCGATAGCCTCTTCTTCTCCTTTAAAATATAGGCGCATTTGCCCCATATCTCCAGAAGCTTTCATAAGCTCTTCATAATCATCTGAGGTAAGGATATCTTTTACTTTATCACGCTCTATCTGCATTGCTGCAGTGTCTCCAGATTTTGTTTGATATGCCATAAGATTGATCTTACGCACGGTCTTAAAAACCTTTTGCTGCTCTTCTGTCAATGCTTCTACATTCTTACCAAGTAGGCTTGTAGGTACATCTACAAGAATGAAATCTCCATTCTCTTGATTATCTACATAATATTCTTGTAAAGACTGCTTATTACTACAACTGGCCAGTGTAACAACAGCTAGCACTGCAGTGATGGTTACTTTTATAAATGTGTTCATCTTACGATTTTTTTGCGTTACCTACTTCTTTAAGGGCATCACTACCTTTAAAGTCTAAATCTTGTGCAAGTTTTGAAATTTGCTTGAGATCAATGTTTCCTGTTACTTGAAAGAATACAGCACGTTTCTCACCATCCATATCCCCATTTAAGAACATTACAAATTCTTTTACATAATCTTCACTACTACCTTCCTTGTAATAAAATTTTACATTCTTACCATCGTCCTTTACTCTCATGAGCTCTTGAAGATTGCTACTTGTAATGTAGCTCTTCATCGTTCCGCTCATCTGGTCCATTACTCCCGTATTTGTACTTGTGTACATCTTTAC includes:
- a CDS encoding DUF4252 domain-containing protein; protein product: MNTFIKVTITAVLAVVTLASCSNKQSLQEYYVDNQENGDFILVDVPTSLLGKNVEALTEEQQKVFKTVRKINLMAYQTKSGDTAAMQIERDKVKDILTSDDYEELMKASGDMGQMRLYFKGEEEAIDEVIFFGADDNKGFVLARLLGNDMNIGDMMRMAESLNKSDIDVSQFGSIMEVFENQ
- a CDS encoding DUF4252 domain-containing protein, which codes for MKKSIMLVAFALVTLVGYAQSPFDKYEDVKGVTSIVMNQKMFKLLSKVDLNSSDPEMQKYINLVDNLENVKMYTSTNTGVMDQMSGTMKSYITSSNLQELMRVKDDGKNVKFYYKEGSSEDYVKEFVMFLNGDMDGEKRAVFFQVTGNIDLKQISKLAQDLDFKGSDALKEVGNAKKS